CCTGGTTCTTGTCGAAGCCGGCGAAGTACGTCGAGGGGTCGTCGGGGTCGCCGCACACCAGCATCAGGCGCCAGGCGAAGGACTTCGAGGCCGCGTCGCCCCGGCGCTCCTCCAGCTCCAGGATGTGGCCGTGCTTGTTGCCGGTGCGGGGGTTGGCCTCGTCGGGGCCGGCCTTGCCGGTGGCGCCGCGGTCCTTGTTGTTGGTGAGGGCGACGTACACGCGGCCGGTGTACGGGTGGGGCTCGACGTCCTCGGGGCGGTCCATCTTCGTGGCGCCCACCTTGTCGGCGGCCAGGCGCGTGAAGACGTACACCTCCTCCGCCGTCATGCCCGGCACGTGCGAAACCGAGCCCGACGCGAGCGGGATCCACTCACCGCCGCCGTCGAACTCCCCATCGCTCGGCAGCTTTCCGGTGCCGTCGATCTCGGCGGCCGGGCTGTCGCCGGTGAACTTCGCGACGTACAGGGTGCCTTCGTCGAGCAGGCGCATGTTGTGCTCGCGGGTGGCGCGGCTGGTGCCCTTCTTGTACGCGTGCTTGGAGACGTACTTGTAGAGGTAGTCGAAGCGTTCGTCGTCGCCCATATAGAGGGCGACGCGGCCGTCGGCGGTCAGGCGGGGCTCGGCGGCCTCGTGCTTGAAGCGGCCCAGCGCCGTGCGTTTGCGGGGAGTCGAGGTCGGGTCGTACGGGTCGATCTCCACCACCCAGCCGTGCCGGTTCGGCTCGTTGAGCTCCTTGCCGATGTCGAAGCGGTCGTCGAAGAGCTCCCACTTGCGCTCGCTGGCCCCGGCGGGCAGGCCGTAGCGGGCCAGGCGGGCCTTGGCGACGGGGTCGGTGACCGCGGCGGCGTTCGCGAAGTACTGGTTGAAGTTCTCCTCGCCGGAGAGCACCGTGCCCCACGGGGTGATGCCGCCGCCGCAGTTGTTGAGCGTGCCCAGGACGCGACGGCCCGTCGGGTCGGCGGTGGTCTTGAGCAGGTCGCTGCCCGCGGCCGGTCCGGTGAAGGCGAACGGGGTGGTGGCGGTGATCCGGCGGTTGAGGACGTCGCCGACGACCGGCCACAGGCGGCCGGAGCGGCCGTCTTCCCGTACGACGAGGACGGTCAGCCCGTGCGCGGCCCAGGCGATCTCGGCCTGCTCGCGGGTCGGGTTGGCCGGGTCGTACCCGAAGTGCATGATCTGTTCGCTGGTGTACTCGTGGTTCACCACGAGCACCTTCTGCCCCCGCCGGTGCGGTATGTCGAGCAGGGCCATGTAGTCGGCGTTGTATCCGAACTGCTTCGCCTGGGCCTTGGCGCTCTGCTTGCGTGCGTCGAAGCGGGGAGCGCCGGCGAGGACCGGGTCGCCCCAGCGGATGACGACCTGCTGGGCGTAGCCGTCGGGGACGGTCAGGGCGTCGGCGGTGTTCGGCGCGACGGGCTCGAAGTCCAGGCCGCGCGGCGGGCGCCATCCGGAAGCGGGCGCGGCCGCCGCGGTGGGGGAGGAGGTCGCGAGTGTGGCGCCGCCGGCGGCCAGTGCCAGTACGGCGCCGCCTTTCAGCGCGCCTCTGCGGGACAGGGCTCGCTGCACGATGTCACCGAAGTACGGGTTGAGCGAGCGGTTGGGCGCGTCGTGGGAGCAGGCGTCGCCGCACCGGTACCGGCAGGTCAGGGCAGACCGCGCGGTGTTGTGGGCGGCGGGCAGCAGGGGCAGGTCGGCGGGGCGGCCGGTACGGGCGCCGGGCTGATCGGGCACTTTTCCTCCACGCATTCGGGGACGAGCGCGATGCCACCGGTGTATAGGTGGGTGTCGATGCATGACGCTAGGCGCGCTCTGTGCGCGTAGAGGCGGCCGAACGGTGAACTCCCGTCGAACTCTGACCTCGTTCTCCCCTCCCGGCTCAGCGAGTTGGCCCTCTGCTTCCGAAGCGCCTCCCGTCATTTAAAACAAGATCGATCTATATAGATGAATGACTATAGTTCATGCAAGATGGGCTACCCGTACACCGTCCGTTCATATAGTCGGACTTCGATCCAGGTGTCCGAACGGAGCGCCCAGCGCACCGGTCCACCGCCGGAGCACCCGGCAGACACGAGGATCGAGAGACGTGAACATTTCCACTTCGTTGCGCCGGGCCAAGGCTCCCCTGGCTCTGACGGCTGCTGTGATGCTGGCTGCGAGCGCGTGTGGCGGCGGTGACGCCGGCTCGGGCGGCAGTGGCGATGAGCTGTCGGGCACGGTCAAGGTCGACGGCTCCAGCACCGTCGCCCCGCTGACCAGTGCCGCCTCGGAGTTCTACGCCGAGGAGCAGCCGAAGGTGCGGGTCACCGTCGCCACCTCGGGTACCGGTGGTGGTTTCAAGAAGTTCTGCGTCGGCGAGACCGACATCTCCGACGCCTCCCGTCCGATCAAGGACGAGGAGATCAAGACCTGCGAAGAGAACAGCATCAAGTACGAGCAGTTCGCCATCGCCAACGACGGTCTGTCCGTCGTGGTCAGCAAGGACAACGACTGGGCGGACTGCCTCACCGTCGCGCAGCTCAAGAAGATCTGGGAGCCCGGCTCGAAGGTGAACAACTGGAACCAGGTCGACCCCAAGTTCCCCGACGAGCCGCTGAAGCTGTTCGGGGCGGGCACCGACTCCGGCACCTTCGACTACTTCACCGACGCCATCAACGGTGAGGAGGGCGCCTCGCGCACCGACTACAGCGGCAGCGAGGACGACAACGTCACCGTGACCGGTGTGTCCGGGACCAAGGGCGGACTGGGCTACTTCGGCTTCTCCTACTTCGAGGAGAACGCGGACAAGCTGAAGCTCGTCCAGATCGACGGTGGCGACGGCTGCGTCACCCCGAGCGTGGAGACGGTGCAGGACGGCTCGTACAAGCCGCTGAGCCGGGAGCTGTTCATCTACCCCTCGGCCAAGGCGCTGGAGCGGCCCGAGGTGGTCGACTTCGTCGAGTACTACGTCGAGAACAACAAGAAGATCGCCGAGGACGCCAAGTTCATCCCGCTCAACGCCGAGCAGGAGAAGGAGCTTCAGACAGCCCTGGACAAGCTGAAGGCAGCCACCAAGTGAGCGGCTCCGCTCCTCAGTCCGCTGCGGGGGCCGGTGTTCGGTCCCTGCGGCGGACTCGTCCGCGTTACGGCGAAGCCGTGATCAAGGGGCTGCTGCTGACCGCCGCCCTGGTCTCGGTGGCCACCACAGTGGGGATCGTCATCTCGCTGATCCCCCCGGCCGTGGACTTCTTCCGGACGGTCAGCCTGTCCGAGTTCTTCACCGGCACGGAGTGGACGCCGCTGTTCGCCGACAAGCACTTCGGCGTGCTCCCGCTGGTGGCCGCCACCCTGGTGATCACCGGCATCGCCCTGATCATCGCCGTGCCCGTCGGCCTCGGTGCGGCGATCTACCTCAGCGAGTACGCCAACCCGACTCTCCGTAAGTGGCTCAAGCCCAGCCTGGAGGTCCTCGCCGGGATCCCCACCGTGGTCTACGGCTTCTTCGCGCTGGCCTTCATCACGCCCTTGCTGAAGGACATCTTTCCCAGCGGCTGGACGCCCGACGTCCGCAACGGCCTGGCGGCGGGTCTGGTGATGGGCGTGATGATCGTGCCGACCATCGCCTCGCTCACCGAGGACGCGCTGTCCGCGGTGCCGCACGCTCTGCGCGAGGGTGCCTTCGCGCTCGGCTCGGGCAAGCGCACGGTCTCCGTCCGCGTAGTCGTCCCCGCCGCCCTGTCCGGCATCGTCGCCGCCTGCGTTCTCGGTATCTCCCGGGCCGTCGGCGAGACCATGATCGTGCTCATCGCGGCGGGCGTGAGCTCCGAGTTCACCATCCGGCCACTGGGCGAGATG
The nucleotide sequence above comes from Streptomyces sp. NL15-2K. Encoded proteins:
- a CDS encoding PhoX family phosphatase; amino-acid sequence: MPDQPGARTGRPADLPLLPAAHNTARSALTCRYRCGDACSHDAPNRSLNPYFGDIVQRALSRRGALKGGAVLALAAGGATLATSSPTAAAAPASGWRPPRGLDFEPVAPNTADALTVPDGYAQQVVIRWGDPVLAGAPRFDARKQSAKAQAKQFGYNADYMALLDIPHRRGQKVLVVNHEYTSEQIMHFGYDPANPTREQAEIAWAAHGLTVLVVREDGRSGRLWPVVGDVLNRRITATTPFAFTGPAAGSDLLKTTADPTGRRVLGTLNNCGGGITPWGTVLSGEENFNQYFANAAAVTDPVAKARLARYGLPAGASERKWELFDDRFDIGKELNEPNRHGWVVEIDPYDPTSTPRKRTALGRFKHEAAEPRLTADGRVALYMGDDERFDYLYKYVSKHAYKKGTSRATREHNMRLLDEGTLYVAKFTGDSPAAEIDGTGKLPSDGEFDGGGEWIPLASGSVSHVPGMTAEEVYVFTRLAADKVGATKMDRPEDVEPHPYTGRVYVALTNNKDRGATGKAGPDEANPRTGNKHGHILELEERRGDAASKSFAWRLMLVCGDPDDPSTYFAGFDKNQVSPVSCPDNVAFDAHGNLWIATDGNALGTNDGLFAVPVKGTERGHVQQFLTVPKGAECCGPIITEDRILVAPQHPGETDGATAEKPGSVWPDGPGSIPRPSVVAVWKN
- a CDS encoding PstS family phosphate ABC transporter substrate-binding protein, which encodes MNISTSLRRAKAPLALTAAVMLAASACGGGDAGSGGSGDELSGTVKVDGSSTVAPLTSAASEFYAEEQPKVRVTVATSGTGGGFKKFCVGETDISDASRPIKDEEIKTCEENSIKYEQFAIANDGLSVVVSKDNDWADCLTVAQLKKIWEPGSKVNNWNQVDPKFPDEPLKLFGAGTDSGTFDYFTDAINGEEGASRTDYSGSEDDNVTVTGVSGTKGGLGYFGFSYFEENADKLKLVQIDGGDGCVTPSVETVQDGSYKPLSRELFIYPSAKALERPEVVDFVEYYVENNKKIAEDAKFIPLNAEQEKELQTALDKLKAATK
- the pstC gene encoding phosphate ABC transporter permease subunit PstC; protein product: MIKGLLLTAALVSVATTVGIVISLIPPAVDFFRTVSLSEFFTGTEWTPLFADKHFGVLPLVAATLVITGIALIIAVPVGLGAAIYLSEYANPTLRKWLKPSLEVLAGIPTVVYGFFALAFITPLLKDIFPSGWTPDVRNGLAAGLVMGVMIVPTIASLTEDALSAVPHALREGAFALGSGKRTVSVRVVVPAALSGIVAACVLGISRAVGETMIVLIAAGVSSEFTIRPLGEMETMTAFIARAASGDVPVGSISYNTIFAVGALLFLATFVMNLISIRLVRKYREVYE